One window of the Zea mays cultivar B73 chromosome 3, Zm-B73-REFERENCE-NAM-5.0, whole genome shotgun sequence genome contains the following:
- the LOC100273094 gene encoding Alliin lyase: protein MEAAGGEQHETRRRAGAGLALLGVVYSSLLLNAIFVAHHFLSPSRLLLRDDGCGCGLTWSLQAAREAEAVAAVECSGHGQVFVDGVAGEDGRPGCECNSCFGGPDCSLRTPNCTADADSGNPLFLEPYWRRHAAASAVVFSGWHRMSYTTTGGFQSVELERQIRRLHGAVGNAVADDKHLVFASGSLQLINALVHALSPDATAASPPSRVVAAAPYYPAYRQQTSMFDGREYRWAGTTALWANSSRANSTDGTFIEFVTSPNNPDALLREPVLRGSAAAIVDHAYYWPHFTHIPAPADEDIMMFTVSKPSGHAGSRFGWALIRDDEVAKRALEYLRDSNMGASRDTQLRMLGIFKFMLANLRGKDDIFAFGHDVMRSRWLRLSAAVSRTRRITLQKIAPQYCTYFGRVREPSPAYAWVKCEMEEDEDCYEALLKANIITRSGVQYEASSRYTRISLLKSDDDFDVLMERLEDLVDADKYDDSNGSSSM from the exons ATGGAGGCGGCAGGTGGAGAGCAGCACGAAACACGACGACGTGCAGGTGCAGGCCTCGCCCTCCTGGGCGTCGTCTACTCATCGCTGCTCCTGAACGCCATCTTCGTCGCGCACCACTTCCTCTCGCCGTCCCGGCTGCTGCTCCGTGACGACGGGTGCGGGTGCGGGCTCACCTGGTCTCTGCAGGCGGCCAGGGAGGCCGAGGCGGTGGCCGCCGTGGAGTGCTCGGGCCACGGGCAGGTGTTCGTCGATGGCGTCGCCGGCGAGGACGGGCGGCCCGGGTGCGAGTGCAACAGCTGCTTCGGCGGGCCGGACTGCTCCCTTCGCACGCCCAACTGCACCGCCGACGCCGACAG CGGGAACCCGTTGTTCCTGGAGCCGTACTGGCGGCGTCACGCGGCGGCCAGCGCCGTGGTGTTCTCCGGGTGGCACCGCATGAGCTACACCACCACGGGCGGGTTCCAGTCGGTGGAGCTGGAGCGCCAGATCCGGCGCCTGCACGGGGCCGTCGGTAACGCCGTCGCGGACGACAAGCACCTGGTCTTCGCCAGCGGCTCCCTGCAGCTCATCAACGCGCTGGTGCACGCGCTGTCGCCGGACGCCACGGCCGCCTCGCCACCGTCCAGAGTGGTCGCGGCCGCGCCGTACTACCCG GCGTACAGACAGCAAACCTCCATGTTCGACGGCCGCGAGTACAGATGGGCCGGAACCACGGCCTTGTGGGCCAACTCGTCACGGGCGAACTCCACCGACGGCACCTTCATCGAGTTCGTCACGTCGCCTAACAACCCAGACGCCCTGCTCCGCGAGCCCGTCCtccgcggctcggcggcggcgatcgTCGACCACGCGTACTACTGGCCGCACTTCACGCACATCCCGGCGCCGGCCGACGAGGACATCATGATGTTCACCGTCTCCAAGCCATCCGGACATGCTGGAAGCAGATTCGG ATGGGCGCTGATCAGGGACGACGAGGTGGCCAAGCGGGCTTTAGAGTACCTGAGGGACAGCAACATGGGCGCGTCGCGGGACACCCAGCTGCGGATGCTGGGGATCTTCAAGTTCATGCTGGCCAACCTGCGCGGCAAGGACGACATCTTCGCCTTCGGCCACGACGTGATGAGGAGCAGGTGGCTCAGGCTGAGCGCCGCCGTGTCGCGGACCCGCCGCATCACGCTGCAGAAGATCGCGCCCCAGTACTGCACGTACTTCGGCCGGGTCAGAGAGCCATCCCCAG CCTACGCATGGGTCAAGTGCGAGATGGAGGAAGACGAAGACTGCTACGAGGCGCTGCTGAAGGCGAACATCATCACGCGCAGCGGCGTCCAGTATGAGGCGAGCAGCAGGTACACGAGGATCAGCCTCCTCAAGTCGGACGACGACTTCGACGTGCTCATGGAGAGGCTTGAAGATCTTGTCGATGCCGACAAGTACGACGATTCCAACGGTTCGAGCTCAATGTAG